The nucleotide sequence ATATCCGCGAGTCTAAAGAAGAGAACCACACTATCTATCGGTTGATATCTGATTCCTCATTGCCTGAAGGTTGCACCTTAACTCATAAGGGCAGGCGGTATTTTCTGACCTATGAAGCCCCGTTGCGCGACAGCGGATCAGACAGCCAGATAGCAAGGGAATACACAATGGCCCTGGTGGCTGAGGGTAAGAGTGATGGCTGGTCGGAGTATTAGTGGTAATCGTGCGCTGATTAACAGCGAGTTTTTGCAGCAATATGCCAGTTTTGAAAAGGAGTTGCCGAAAATAGTCCAACGGGCAGCTCGTCTTACTAATGAATGGCTGGCAGCAATCACAATGACGGAACTGGGTTATGAACTGCAGATCGACAACAAAAGCCTGCGCTCCCGTTTCCGTATCTATAAGAACGGCAGGATGTCCAAGCTGTGGATCGGCCTGAATGAGATTGGAGTTCACCGGTTAGGCCGTCCGGTTCAGAACCGTTTGGGGGTACGGGTGGGTGATCGTTTCTATGAAGGGGCGTTTATTTCACCCATGGAAAGTGATGAGTTGCTGGTGTTCAGGAGAACCGGAAAGAGCCGCAGCAGTATTGAGCTGGTAACGGAAGATATCTCAGAAGATACGGAAGAGATCATCAACAACTACCTGCCGGATATTAACCGCAAATTTGAGGAGTTTTTTGTCCGTGAGTTCAGAAGCATTTATCAAAAAGCCGCGTGATTGGGTGGCTAAGGTAGTGCAAGACCTTGGTGAGCGCATGGGTACCAACATAGACACGGTATATAAGCGCAAGCCCAGTGAGTTGAAAGAGACAACAATCAGCTATCAGGTTGGTGAACTGGAAGCGGTGAACGAGTTTTCCTGCGATGGCAGGCATAAACACGATATAGAGCTGCGCTTTCTGGTTGAGGTGCCAACCTCTATCAATGATTTCGACCTCGAAGCTATGGATGCGTCAGCCCGTATTGAGCGCGAAATCCTGAATATGAATGAGTCGGTTTCCCCGGATACGGAAACGGCCAGGGTTGTTTCTAACCTGCCAAGTCAGTTCAGCCCGGTGCTGGGTGTGTTTGCCCGGACGGTAACCATAAGACAGCAGATCATGATGGGGCCGGTTGAAGAAGAGTATGGCAAATTGGCGGGATGGGAGTTAAGCCATGGAGATAGTGAAACGAATCCGGGAGCTTGAGTATTCGGTGAGTTCCCTTACTGAAGAACTGGAAGAAACCAAACGCTGCCTTTCAAACATTATCCGGCTTGGCACGGTATCGGCGGTTCATGGTGATACCGTGGATATCAGCACCGGGAACAACAATCCTAAGCAGATCCCTTTTTTTGTTTCCTCTTCCGGCCGTGTCCGGCACTACCGACCACCAACAGTAGGTGAGCAGTGCATTCTGATTAACCTGGGGGCAGGCGATAACTTAAATCAGGCCGTTGCTCTGATGGGGCTGCGCTCTGATGAGTTTCCGCTGCCGACACTGAGTGAAAATGAGGTGATGACCGATTACGGCGGCGGTATGAAAGAGGTGTATAACCTCGATAGCGGTGCTCTGGTTTGTGATTACCCGGGTGGAATGGTGCTGAACGCAGACCTGACTCATTTGGGTAATACCGAGCATACCGGAAATCTGAACCGGACAGGTGATACCGTTTCAACCGGAAACATTATCAGTACCGGCATGTTTAACCATATGGGTGGTTTTGCCGTTTCTGGTGGTGCAGCTGGCGGTGGTACGCCTACGTTCGAAGGCTCTATGAAGATTGTGGGCGGTGATATTGATGTGGACGGTTACAGCGTGAAGTTGCATCACCACATGGATGCAGAAGGCAGACCAACCAGCGGAGCGAAAAAATGATAGGTGTTGATCCTGATACGGGTAAAACCGTTACCGGACTGGCTGCTCTGGCCTGCCGGTTTCAGAAAATTTTAACCACTCAGGTAACCAGCCGGATTAAACGCCGGGGTTTTGGTAACCGGGCGGTAGAACGGCTGGGTAAAAACCAGACTCCGAACGAGGCAATGATAGTTCAGAACCTGTCTATCGAGGCGCTAACCAATCCGGTAAATGGTGTCATTGATTATGAGGTGAAACGCTGTCAGGCCGTTATGGGTACCAACGGATTCAAAATTCGGGTACATGGGCAGTGGCAGGGCCAGCCCTTTGAAACGAGTGTGATGTTATGAAAAATGCACCTGAAGCGTTTCAGGTTCCTGATTTTGAAACGCTGCTGAAAAGTTATATTGATTATGCTGTGGAATATTGCGCTGAGAGTGATGAAGACAAAGCCAGGCTGTTACGGGAGTCGTTAGAAAACGATTCTGAACTATTGGCTCAGATCACTCAGGCCTTTATTACCAAACGCCAGGCTGAAATACGTGAGCAGAATTATCAGGCTCTGCAGATGTTCCGCAAGTATGTTACTGAAACCGATATGGTGGATATGCTGGCAATGCAGTACGGCCTGAAACGTCAGGTTCTGGTACCGGAGGATGATTCGGTTTATCCGCCTATTCCGGCGGTGATGGAGTCGGATGAAGATCTGCTGCGCCGTTTTGATTTGGCGCCCTATCAGTTTCATACAACGGGTACCCGGCTTGGGTATAAGTTCCATTCACTTACTCTGGATGAGCGTCCGCTTATCACCATAGATTCTCAGGATAACGTAATTACCATGCGTTATGAGTTTCCTACTGATGTGATTTCCAATCCTGTTAAGGATGCAGAGCCGCGTATGCTGGAGCCAAACTCCGGAAAGGTGGAGATTGCGGTGCTAAGCCGGGAAACGGAAAACGGTCTTCCAAGTGCCGGTCTTTTGGATCGTGTGAAGCGTTATCTTACCCGTGATGATATCGGTCAGGAGACGGATGAGATAACGACTAAATCCGCGGTTATTAAGAACTATCAGATACATGTTGACCTTTATACAGGCGGTGACCCAAACCACTATGTGACTCAGGAGCAGGCTGAAGAGGCAGCCTGGAGTTTTGCCAAACAGATGCACAGGCTGGAAACCACCATAGACCGTGAAGAAGTCGGCCATGTGTTTTATGCGCTGGGTGCTAAACGGGCCAAGGTGGTTAAGCCAGCTGCAGATGTAGTCTGCAGCTGGGATGAAGCCCCTTATTGTACGGAGGTGAAAATCAATGTCCGTGCAGAGTGAGTTTGTGAGTGTCCAGCCGGAGAGTCGGTCACTAATTGAAGAGTCTATGGAATATGCCTGGGGCGCAATTATCGCTGATCTTGAGTGTCCTTATCCGGAGTTAAAAAGCCCGGCTTTAACGCAGGATGACTTTGTTTCTCTGTTGGCCGGAGAACGCGGGGTTATGGACTGGCAGGCTACGGATACCATTGACCAGCAGAGGACAACGGCTGAGCGGGCGTTTCAGATTCATGAGAAAGCTGGTACTCGTGGTGGTTTGAAAAATGCACTGGATGCGCTTGTGTTTGACTCTGTTATCTCCAGGGGCGCTCTTCCATATTCGTTGGATGTGGAGGCCTTCCTGCTGGATACGCCTTTAACGGAGGATAGCAGCAGGCGGGTAGATTCCCGTATCAATACCTATAAATCGGAGCGGGACAGTATTGATGTGAATATTTCACGTCAGTCTCAGGCTACGGTGTTTGTAGGTGTTACCACAGAACAGGGGATCACTATGACCTCAGAGCCGTTTGTTCCACTCGGTTATACCAGTTCCTGTTTAGACCGCATTGCGGTTTATAACCATATCAGATTAATATCAACATCGGAGCCAGCAATTCAATGAGTACAAATCAAAATGCTGACAGATATCGTACCTATGTGACCCAAACAGGTTTTGGCCTGGAGGCACTGGCTAATCAGCAGGGTACAAAAGTAGATTTCGCGGTGCTGGTTGTGGGTGATGGTGTGTTACCTGATGATCAGAACCCTTCAGTACAGACTGACCTGATTAATCAGGTTCGTAGTTATCCGGTCACTATTGAGGTGGATGAAACAGACCCGACTATATGGATTGCCCGGGCTGAGATACCTGCTGAAGATGGTGGGTTTACTATTAATGAGGCAGGGGTGAAGGTGACGGATGCTAATGGTGATTTGTATTGCTATGCCCGTCAGCCTGGGGATTATAAGCCCATGCTGGCTGAGGGTGCGGCTAAGAGCTATACCATTCGCCTGAAGTTTATTCCGGGTAATTCTTCGGTGATTGAGGCCAAGATCGACCCTTCGGTTCAGTTTGCTACACCTGCTGATTTGGATAATGCGATTAAAGTGCATGAGTCGGTTTCACAGTTCCTACCCTATGATCCCAAACGTGTGTATAGGTGTGGTGAGGTATGTACCACCATAACAGCAGGTGAAATAGCGTACTGGCAGTGGTATTCAAATGTTGAATCCCTAGCTGGTAAAGATCCTCTAAACCTCGCTAATCGTCATGATGCGTGGACAGATAATACTAAACCATTTTACTGGATACCCTATACAGGTGAACAGGTTGGTATGCCATTTTTCTGGTTAGATAGCGCTTCTCCTGAATGGGCTGTAATGGAAATTAATGCGGATTTACCTATTGCTGTGTATTGGCGTTTGGCTCGGAGGTATCCACATTTGGTTTCTGGGGAGACTATCAATACAGGTGAAATTCGCGGTGAGTTTTTAAGGGTGCTTGACCAAGGGCGTGGCGTAGATCCAAATAGGCAATTGGGTTCATTTGCATTAGATAGTATTAAACAGGGTGGCTTTAACATTCGAAATGACGCAGGTGGTTCTCCTTTATTAAGTTCACCACACGGAGAGGTAACTATAACGTCTACGGCGAATAATATTTCAGTTGTTGGTGACGGAGCTTCTCATACTATGCAATATGTCAAAATAGGTAGTGGTACTGAAACTGCACCAAGAAGTGTGGCTCGTCCTATGGCAATAGCCATATAAGGTAAAGAAATGTCAAATAAAGCAAAATACTATTGGCCTGTAGATGCGAATACAAAAGAAGTTTTAGCTAAGAGACAAGCACAGTTTCGAGGGGGGATCTTCCACATTCCGAAAAATGCTTTGTTGGTTGAACCATTGCATGCGAAAGACGGACTTGCTGTTATCGCTTCTTTTGATGAGGTTGGCAACACAATTGGCTCAGAATATATAGAAGACTATCGTGGTTCAACTATTTATGATGAATCAAATTGTACCAAATCAGAAGTGGTTTCAAAGTTAGGCCCGATCAAGGAAGGTTTTACCCAGGATAAGCCGTTAACAGAGTACGATGAACGATTTAACTCAAAATGGGTAACCAACCTGCAGGCTCAATACGATGCCGAGCTAATCCGGGTAGACTCCATTCGCAAGCAACAATACAATCAGCATGTCGATCCTAAAATCAGTGAAGCTCAGATAAAACACCTTCAGGGTAATGCGACAGAAGCTGCAGAACTCGAACAACTAGCCCTCTCAGAGCGAGAACGAATCCAGCAAGAAAACCCCTGGCCTGTACCGCCAACCGCATAACCAAACAATCAAATCACCCTATAACCCAGCCATTGCGCTGGGTTTTCTTTTTGGAGCAATCTATGGCAGATAAAACCGCTAAGCCAATAAGCAAACAGCAGGATTACCCAATCCTCAAGCCCTTCCGCCTAAACGGGAAATGGCACCACCCGAAAGACAAAACAATTTCCCTGCTGCCTTCACAGGCCAACTTCCTGCTGCTTAACGGCAAGCTGGGCAAGCCTGGCAGTGCAGCTGTTAAACAAACTGAAACCAAAGAGGTAAGCAAATAATGGCAGCAGCAACGCTTTCTCCTATTCAGGATTTTGAACTCAATGGTGCAGAGGTTATCACCATCGAGCCAATGCCAAGTATGGGGCCACTGGCCGCTCAGGTGGTGCATTTAACCGGCACCGCACCTGACAAGAACCTGGCACTGGAATACAACGAGCCAACGCGCTTGTTTGATTACTCCCAGGCAATGCTGATGCTCGATAGCACAGGTGATCGCTTGGGTACACTTCCGAACCTTGTCCGCTATCTTCTGGAGTACGTTCAGTGCGTGCTCTATGTAACCGTGGTTGAAGAAGGCTTAACCCCGGAAGAAACTGAAACCAATGTGATTGGTGGTGTGGATGCAACAACAGGTGGATTAACCGGGCTTCAGACCATTAAGGCCTGCCCGGAAACACCAACCGTTGTAGCCGCTCCTGGCTTTAACAGCAAAACGGTAGGTCAGACGCTTTCT is from Vibrio sp. JC009 and encodes:
- a CDS encoding phage tail protein — protein: MAGRSISGNRALINSEFLQQYASFEKELPKIVQRAARLTNEWLAAITMTELGYELQIDNKSLRSRFRIYKNGRMSKLWIGLNEIGVHRLGRPVQNRLGVRVGDRFYEGAFISPMESDELLVFRRTGKSRSSIELVTEDISEDTEEIINNYLPDINRKFEEFFVREFRSIYQKAA
- a CDS encoding phage baseplate assembly protein V, with product MEIVKRIRELEYSVSSLTEELEETKRCLSNIIRLGTVSAVHGDTVDISTGNNNPKQIPFFVSSSGRVRHYRPPTVGEQCILINLGAGDNLNQAVALMGLRSDEFPLPTLSENEVMTDYGGGMKEVYNLDSGALVCDYPGGMVLNADLTHLGNTEHTGNLNRTGDTVSTGNIISTGMFNHMGGFAVSGGAAGGGTPTFEGSMKIVGGDIDVDGYSVKLHHHMDAEGRPTSGAKK
- a CDS encoding phage baseplate protein, yielding MIGVDPDTGKTVTGLAALACRFQKILTTQVTSRIKRRGFGNRAVERLGKNQTPNEAMIVQNLSIEALTNPVNGVIDYEVKRCQAVMGTNGFKIRVHGQWQGQPFETSVML
- a CDS encoding baseplate J/gp47 family protein, coding for MKNAPEAFQVPDFETLLKSYIDYAVEYCAESDEDKARLLRESLENDSELLAQITQAFITKRQAEIREQNYQALQMFRKYVTETDMVDMLAMQYGLKRQVLVPEDDSVYPPIPAVMESDEDLLRRFDLAPYQFHTTGTRLGYKFHSLTLDERPLITIDSQDNVITMRYEFPTDVISNPVKDAEPRMLEPNSGKVEIAVLSRETENGLPSAGLLDRVKRYLTRDDIGQETDEITTKSAVIKNYQIHVDLYTGGDPNHYVTQEQAEEAAWSFAKQMHRLETTIDREEVGHVFYALGAKRAKVVKPAADVVCSWDEAPYCTEVKINVRAE
- a CDS encoding phage tail protein, with protein sequence MSVQSEFVSVQPESRSLIEESMEYAWGAIIADLECPYPELKSPALTQDDFVSLLAGERGVMDWQATDTIDQQRTTAERAFQIHEKAGTRGGLKNALDALVFDSVISRGALPYSLDVEAFLLDTPLTEDSSRRVDSRINTYKSERDSIDVNISRQSQATVFVGVTTEQGITMTSEPFVPLGYTSSCLDRIAVYNHIRLISTSEPAIQ
- a CDS encoding phage tail protein, whose product is MSTNQNADRYRTYVTQTGFGLEALANQQGTKVDFAVLVVGDGVLPDDQNPSVQTDLINQVRSYPVTIEVDETDPTIWIARAEIPAEDGGFTINEAGVKVTDANGDLYCYARQPGDYKPMLAEGAAKSYTIRLKFIPGNSSVIEAKIDPSVQFATPADLDNAIKVHESVSQFLPYDPKRVYRCGEVCTTITAGEIAYWQWYSNVESLAGKDPLNLANRHDAWTDNTKPFYWIPYTGEQVGMPFFWLDSASPEWAVMEINADLPIAVYWRLARRYPHLVSGETINTGEIRGEFLRVLDQGRGVDPNRQLGSFALDSIKQGGFNIRNDAGGSPLLSSPHGEVTITSTANNISVVGDGASHTMQYVKIGSGTETAPRSVARPMAIAI